The Acidobacteriota bacterium sequence ATCCCCGTCCCCTTTCCTGGCGAGTGCGGTCCGAGGTCGATCTTCCGGAACCCCTGGACTGTCATGGCTTGTACTACCGTCCCAGAAATCCCGCGCACCGGCCAACGGCTCCGCCCCCTGCGGTCATTCGGGTCCATGGCGGTCCCACCTCTCAGGCCCTGGTCGAATACCGTTTCGAAATCCCTTTCCTGACCAGCCGGGGATTCGCCGTGCTGGATCTCAACTACCGGGGCAGCTCCGGTTACGGCCGCACATACCGGGATGCCCTGAAGGGTCAATGGGGAGTGGCCGACGTCGAGGACACCCGGTCCGCCGCCGAAACCCTGGTCTCCAGCGGACGAGCCCGTCCCGATCGCCTCTTCGTCCTGGGAGGCAGCGCCGGGGGGTTCACCGTACTGTTGTGCCTGATCCGTTATCCGGGCCTGTTTCGAGCCGGAGTCTGCCTCTACGGAGTCTCCGATCTACTCGCCCTGACCCGGGAGACGCATAAGTTCGAGGCGCATTACCTGGACTCGCTGGTGGGACTCCTGCCCCGGGACGAGTCCCGCTACCGGGACCGCTCGCCTTTGGGGCGGGCCGGGTCGATCCGGGATCCGGTCGCACTCTTTCAGGGCGAAGACGACGAAGTCGTTCCCCCCAGCCAATCGGACCGGATCGCCGAAGTTCTGGCGGGGCGGGGAGTCCCCCATATCTACCATCGGTTCCCGGGTGAAGGACACGGCTGGAAGAAGTCGCAGACCATCGAGACCTACCTGGAGGCGTTGCAGGAGTTCCTGGCCGAACACGCGGCCTGATCCGGAAAAAGGGAGAAGGAGAAACCCGGAACCGCCCCGGCGGCTTTCCCGGGACCGAAGATCAACCGGTGCTTCAGCAGTTACAACGCGTCGCCGGTGGTATGGAAATTTTCCTCGCGGCGATGAGGAGTGGACCGGTGCGACGCGGGGAGGTCGAGATCCTTGCTCAGTCGAATGACGATTTCCGTCCCGGCTGGAATTACGATGTCCCTCCCCCGGGTCACCAGAATCCCGGCCGCTCCCACTGCGGCCCCGGCGGCCGCCCCCACGGCGACCCCTTCCTTACCGCCGCCGATCAGGCCGATCAGCGCACCGATGGCGGATGAGGCCCCGATCTTGCCGGCATCCCCGGCCTTTTCCCCAGGTTCCTTCAGCGTGCCTTCTTCGTCGGGGACGCTCCTCTTGCGCGGCTCCACCAGGGAAGCCATCAGGGCATCCATGGGGACCACTCGTCCGTCTCTGAAGCGCAGCTCCTTGAAGTGCAGGTTCATGCGGGCCCGGCCCCGGATCCGGCCGGCCCTCACCAACTGGGAGATGGAACCGCGAACCTCGACGCCCTTGGGTATGGCCCTTGCCCTCCCCGCATCGATTCTCTGAATCACCCGGGCTGAGAAAGTGTCTCCGACTTTGTGGGTTCTGGTGGTGAGCGGTTCCTTCATTCGAACGCGAATCTCGGTCCCGGCCGGGATCCGGAGCTTGGATTCCGAGTCCGCTGCGGCCGGAGATCGGGCCTCCGGACCATCCGGTTCCGGTGCCGGGGCACGCCGCCGGGAGCCCGGCCGGTCAGGATAGAACCCGTCGTCATAGCCGGCTTCGAAACCCCGGCGATAGCCGTTTCGATAGATTTCGGGGTCGTCCCGGTCCGGATCGACCCCGGGATCCAACCGCTGATATTCCCGCTTGTTGGCCATGTCGTAGTAATGGCGCGCCGCCCGATCGCTTTCTCCCGACCGTTGTCCGTCCACGTAACCGCGGCCATACGCGGTCCTGTAGGTATCGGATGAACCGTCCTGCCCCAACAGGTTCGAGGTCCAGACCTGGGGGCAGAGCAGGACCAGGACCAGGAGAAGCCTTCCTGCCGGATTGCCGGGAAATCGATGCACCGGTCTCGTCATTGCCGTTGTCTGAATTGCAGATCCCCTTCGGTCTGGCGTGGAGTGGAGATCAAGACGCGATCCTTGATGTCGTTCCACTTTAGCAGAAAGTTGTCCAACAGTAGATCCGTGCCGCTGGAGTGGAGGCCGCCCTCCTCATCCTTGTATTGGAAATAGTGCAGCGTGTACCCCTTGACGGCGTAAAGTCCTCCGCTGCGGTGATACGGAACGATGTTGGAAAATTCTCCCAGCCGCTCGCCGTCGCTGGAGTAGACGGAAACGCCCTCCAGGGATTCCTCCGGGATTGTCCTGAGCAGGTTGTTGGTCAAGGGAAAGAAGATCTCTTGGCGGCGGACCCGGAACAACTGCGCCGGCGTCAACGAACATTCCGTTTCCTCGACGGCCTCCCGCACCCGGGTGACGACCTTGTCCACGTTCTCCCAACGTCCCCGTTTCGGCTTTCCCCGGGTCTTGAGCTTGGCCGGGACCTTCAGGCCGGGGAGGATCGATTCGCAGTCCGGGCCGGCTGCAACCGGCTCCGTCCCGCCGAAAAGGAACAGGAACGGGAACAGGATGGTGCATCCGAATCGAAATCGGGGCACGGCGCACATGATCTTCCGGTGGACGCCCATTCCTATCTTGATGGAATCCCTGGCGAAAACGATCACTTTGACTCCTCTCGAACCCAATCGACCATGGCCGCGACGGCGTCCGGATCGGTGGGCGGCAAAACGCCGTGACCCAGGTTGAAGATGTGTCCCCGGCGTCCCCGGGCCTGGGCCAGAACCTCGCGCACCTTCCGCTTCAGGACCGGCCGGGGGGCCATCAGGGCAAGCGGGTCGAGATTCCCCTGGATGGCCTGACCCGAACCCAGCCGTTCCCAGACCTGGTCCAGGTCGACCCGCCAATCGACACCCAGCACCGTCCCGTCCGCTTCCTGCATGTCTTCCAGAAGAGCCCCGGTTCCGGTTCCGAAATGGATCAGGGGGACCCCCCGATGTTTGAGCCCTTGGAACAGGGCCCGGGAAAAGGGAAGGACGTACTCCCGGTAGTCGGCCCGGCCCAGGCTGCCGACCCAACTGTCGAAGAGCTGGACCGCCTGGGCTCCCGCATCGACCTGCGCATTCAGATAGGAGACCTGCACTTCCACCAGCTTTCCCATCAACTCCTTCCAGGCGTCCGGATGGGTGTACATGAACTTCTTGGTCTCCTGGAAGTTCTTGGACTTGCCCCCTTCGATCATGTAGCTGGCGAGAGTGAAGGGAGCGCCGCAGAATCCGATCAAGGCCCGCCCCGGGTCCAACTCCTGCCGCACCAGCCGGAGCGCCTCCATCACGTGGGACAGGTGCTCCCAGGGATCCATGGTGTGGAGCGCCCGGACCGCTTCGGGGCTCCTGACCGGCCGGGAAATGACGGGACCCTCTCCGGCGGCGAACCGGAAATCCAGGCCCATTCCCTTCAGCGGCAGGAGGATGTCCGCGAAAATAATGGCCGCGTCCAGATCGAAACGCCGGATGGGCTGCAGGGTCACCTCAGCCGCCAACTCCGGGTTTCCACAGATTTCCAAGAGGGTGTAACGCTCCCTCAACCGCCGGTATTCAGGCAGGTAGCGGCCCGCCTGGCGCATCACCCAGACCGGAGTGCAATCCACCTCCCGGTGCCGGCAAGCCCGCAGGAAGCGTCCCTCCCGTCGATGGTTCCTATCAGTCATTGATCCGTTCCCAGTCGCTGGTCCGGAGTTCCCGCCGGTTTGCTCCGTACGCTCCGGAAAGACTAGAGAGTATACCCCGGAACCTTGAACTCCACCCGGCTCCGGCCTCCGGCTCCCTCCCAAGGCGCGTTGGAACCGGCCTGCCGCTTCGCATTTTCCCTGCCCGGGACGTTAACAAGCGGTTGAAGCGCACCATAGCGTGCTCGGCTCGGCGCCGGGCGGGCGATGGTGAGAGGATCTGCCGCAGCGGGCGGCGGTCGTGTGAATTCAGGGGTGTTCCGGGCCATGCTGCTCAAAGTCCACAGTGCCTCCGTGTTGGGCATCCAGGCCGAAATCGTCGACGTGGAGGTCAATTTTACCCAGAGCATGTATTTCCGGTACCACGTGGTCGGCTTGCCCGACAGGGCGGTCAAGGAGAGCGGCGAGAGGGTGCGGGCCGCCATCCGCAATTGCGGCTTCAAGTTTCCCGGCCAAGGGACCATCATCGTCAACCTGGCTCCCGCGGGATTCAAGAAGGAAGGCAGTTGCTACGACCTGCCCATCGCATTGGGGATTTTGGGTCTGACCGGTAAACTGGAGAACCGGGAACTGCGGAAATGGCTGATCCTCGGCGAGTTGTCGCTGGATGGAATGGTGCGTTCCATTCGAGGCGCGCTGCCGGTGGCCCTGGGAGCCGTCAAGCGGAAGTTCAAGCGGCTCCTGCTCCCGGCCGGCAACGCCCGGGAGGCGGCGGCCGTCCGGGAAATCGACGTCTATAGCGGGGTCAGTCTGCCCCAGGTCCTGGACCTTCTCAACGGCAACCGGCGCGAGGGTCCCCTCACCATCGATCCGGAGGCAGGAGACTCGGGACCGGAATACCGCTTGCCCGATTTCTCTCACGTCAAGGCGCAACAGGCGGCCAAGCGGGCCATGGAGGTGGCTTGCGGCGGGGGACACAACCTGCTCCTGATGGGCCCGCCCGGCGCCGGGAAGACCATGCTGGCGCGGCGCATTCCCTCCATTTTACCCTCCATGAGCTTCTCCGAATCCCTGGAGACGACAGCGGTCCACAGCGTTTCCGGATTGCTGGGCAAGGGCCGCTCCATCCTGGCGAGGCGCCCCTTCCGGTCTCCCCACCACAGCATCAGCGGAGCCGGCCTGGTGGGCGGGGGATCGCCGCCCCGGCCCGGCGAAATCTCCCTGGCCCACAATGGGGTCCTCTTTCTGGATGAGCTGCCCGAGTTCCACCGGCGGGTGCTGGAAACGCTTCGCCAACCCTGCGAGGCCGGAGAAGTCACCATCAGCCGGGCCGCCCGCAGCTTGACCTTTCCCTCCCGTTTCATGCTGGTGGCCGCCATGAACCCTTGTCCCTGCGGCTATGCCACCAGTCTTCACCGGGAGTGCGTCTGTTCTCCGCTGGCGATCCACCGCTATCTGACGCGGATTTCGGGACCCTTCCTGGATCGGATGGACCTGCAGGTCGAGGTCCCCGAGGTGCCGTACCGGGACCTGGCGGCCCAGCCTTCGGGAGAGCCGTCACGCGCCATCGCCAAGCGGGTCGCCCGGGCGCGGGACGTCCAGCGGGACCGCTTCTCGGGAACGCCCATCTTCTGCAACGCTCAGATGGGGGGTCAGGAGATCCAGCGGTTCTGCACCCTGAGTCCCACGGTCAGGCGGTTGTTCGACGACGCCCTTCCCAGGTTGGGATTCTCGGCTCGAGCCTACGACCGCATCCTCAAGATGGCGCGCACCATCGCCGATCTCGACGGGTCGTCCGGACTGACCACCTCCCATGTCTCCGAGGCCATCCAGTACCGGTCCCTGGACCGGAGTTTCTGGAAAAGGACCCGGAGCGGCGGTTAGGAAACCGTTCCGGTGTTGGGAAGGGCGATTTCCTGATCGACCGCCACGGCTCCTATTCTCTTGCTGCTCGGGAATCGGCGGTTAGGAAACCGCCGCTCCGGGAGCTTTGCTCTTTCCTCCTGCCCCGGTTTCGGAGAAGATCGGCCGGGTAGCCGCCGAACATCCTGGAGGACGGAGCAGATGATCGTTGCCAGTCTCAACCGGTTGAGTTCCCGCCGATTCCCGGCCGGCCGCGAGTCGAGGAACCTGGTGGGAGGCCCATCGCCCATTCAAGCCGCCAGCTTCTGCATGGGGTCCGTGGTCCTGGACCCGGACGGAGGCCAGGTCCCCTGGCACAATCAGGAGCAGGAGGAGATCTACTACGTCGTGGAGGGGACCGGAGAGATGTGCCTGGGCCGGGAGCGGAGAACCTTGAGCTCCGGGGACGTCGTCTATATTCCGCCGGGCGTTTACCATCAGCTCACCAACCTGGGAAAGAAACCCTTGACCTTCATCTATTGCTACGGTCCCGCCGGAGACGTGGCCCACTGGCGCCAGGAACTCACGGGCACCCTTCCCCGCGCCGGCCGCGAGGCGCCCTCCCTGCCGGAGGGGGCCCGCTCCCAACACGATTGGCGCTGAAACATGTCCGCAGACTCCCCCCTCCGGATCGGCGTCATCATGAACGGGGTCACCGGCCGCATGGGGACCAATCAGCATCTGCGCCGGTCCATCCTGAGTATCCGCCGGGACGGAGGAATGGAGATCCCCGGCATCGGCCGGATCCTTCCCGAGCCGGTTCTGGTGGGGCGGAACCCGGTCAAGCTGGAGCGGCTGTCCCGCGAGACCGGCGTCGAAACCTGGACCGACCGGTTGGACCGGGCCTTGGAAGACCCCGCCAACCGGATCTACTTCGACGCTCAGACCACTCCGCTGCGGGCTGCGGCGATGGAACGGGCCCTGGAGGCGGGCCGGCACGTCTACTGCGAGAAACCGGCCGCCGCCACCAGCGCCGAGGCGCATCGGCTCTACCGGATGGCCCAAGGGAGGGGACTCAAGCACGGCGTGGTCCAGGACAAGCTCTGGGTGCCCGGGATCGTTCGCTTGAAACGGTTGTTGCGAGACGGAAGTCTGGGGCGGATCCTTTCGGTCCGGGGAGAGTTCGGCTACTGGGTCTTTGACGGGCGGGATGCCCCCTTGCAGCGGCCGTCGTGGAACTACCGCAGGGAAGAGGGGGGCAGCATCATTCTGGACATGTTTCCCCACTGGAGGTATCTGCTGGAAAACCTCTTCGGCCGCGTGCGGGCCGTCTCCTGCCTGGGAGCCACCCACGTTCGCAGGCGATGGAACGAAAAGGGCCGGGAGTACGCGGTCACCGCCGACGATTCGGCCTACGCCACGTTTCTACTCGACGGAGACGTGGTCGCCCACTTCAACAGTTCCTGGGCGGTTCGAGTGCGCCGGGACGACCTCTTCACCCTTCAAGTCGACGGAACTCTGGGATCGGCCGTCTGCGGCTTGAACCATTGTTGGGTGCAACTCGCCCGCTCCACCCCCCGGGTGACCTGGAATCCGGATCTGGAGCAGTCGCACGCCTGGCTGGAATCGTGGTCGCCCGCACCCGGTCCCGCGCCGGCGTCCGGTCCCTTCCGGACGCAGTGGGAACTCTTCCTGCGCCATGTTCTTGCCGACGAACCGTTCCCCTGGAACATGCTGGAGGGAGCCAAGGGGGTCCAGTTGGCCGAGTGCGCCCGCGAGTCCTGGCTGAGCCGTTCCTGGGTCGATATTCCCGTGTTGTCGCCGGATTCCGGCTGACGGGCCTCCCATCAAGCCGGGGACACCGGTCGGTGGATCAGGTCCAGTAGAGATTCTGGGGGATTTCCACCTTCTGCCGGGAATCCATGGACTCGCCGGCCTTGATCATGGGCACGCACACGTTCATGGCCGACGGCCCGTCGCAAAGATTCTCGGTCCCGTAGCGGATGGTCCGGCAGAATCCTTCCAATTCCTTGGAATACCCCCTCAGAGCCGAGGCCGCGCTCTTGCCTCCACCCGTGACCTGGGACCCGGCGGCATCCCGGACGCGGCTTTCCGAAGCCTCCAGCAGAGGAGCGTCTCCCATGGCCTGGGTCTTGAGCTCGGTCGCCGCCGCCTTCCCACCCTCCGAGAAGAGCATGGCTTCCCGCTCCCGGGTGAGGATGATGGTGCCCTCGGTGCCCATGAACTGCTCGTAGAAGTGGTCGAAGGCGTTGGTCTGAATGGACGAGAACGTGTAGGTCAGGCCTCCCGGATACTCGTAGGTGACGTAGATGTGATCCTCCACCTCGCGGCCGTCGTCGTAGGCGTAGATCCCGCCCGAACCGTAGACGGCCTTGGGCAGCTTGCCGGTGAACCAGTTGACCACCTGCAGATGGTGGCTGCCCAATTCGGCATTGAGTCCGAACGAGTACTTCCGGTAGAGCCTCCAGTTCCTCAGGTGCTCCATGTCCGGGTAACCCCAGGGTGATGGGTCGAAGTCGGTTTCGGGCACCGGGCGCCTCCAGCTCTTGTTCCGGTGCCAGAGGCTGCGGACGTGGTAGACGTCGCCGATGACACCCTCGCGGATGAGCTGGTAGGCCTCCTGGTACAAGGGGTTGTAGTTGCGCTGGTGACCCACCTGGAGATGCTTGCCGGCGGAATCGGCCGCCTGGATCATGCGTCGGCAACCGTCGATGCTGTGGGCCATTGCCTTTTCGGTGAAGACGTGCTTTCCCGCGTTCAGTGCGTCGATGGCGAGAGCCTCGTGCATCCAGAGGGGCGCCGCGATGAGGACGGCCTCGATATCACCGCGTTTCAACAGTTCGCGATGATCCGAGTAGGCCACGGCGTTCGGGTCGAACCGTTCCTGGGCGATCTTGAGGGCTTTCTCCCGGTTGGGGGGAAAGATGTCGCAGACCGCCGCGATCTTCATGTGGCTGGGCGGGGCGTTCTCCATCAACACGCCGCCTTGACCTCCGATGCCGATGATGCCGGCCTTCACCGGCCACATGGAGGCAGTCTTCCAGAGCAGTGCTCCGGTGGGCGGAACCGTGGCCACGGCCTTGAGGAAATTCCTGCGTCCCAGTGTTCTCTGTTCGTCGCTCACCATACCCACCTCCATGGAGATCGGATCGGATCGGGTCTTGCCATATTATCAATCAGGCCGGCGGTTTGTCCTCGCTTGCTCCACCCGGAAAACTTGATCTGCCCGGCCGCTACCTGTTGAACCGGTTGGCCGTCCAGTGACGGACCAATATGTCCAGACCGGCGATCTGACCGGTGGGGAAGACCAGAATCAGCGACAGGGCCAGAGCCTCGATCAACGTCTTGGTGACGTAAAGCTCGGTCCCTTCGGCCGACTGGACCAGGAAGCCGTCCGACACCAGCGCCGGCGAAGCCAGGTAGAACAACATGAGCAGCGCGAATCCCCCGAAGGCGGACAGGCGGGTGAACAATCCCAACATCAGTCCCAGACCCAAAATGACGAGTCCCCACTTGGTGCCGACGTCGGCCAGGGCCAGCATTGAAGGATTCTCCACGATCCAGTGAAAGACTCCGGAGAAAGGCCCCGTGGAGTTTTCCAGATAGCCGCGGGAGGTCCAATTCACAGCCAGGATCTTCCCCACGCCCTGGTAGAAAAGGTGCCATCCGATGCAGAAACGCAGCACCAGCAGCATGAATTTATGGATCGGAGAGAGTTGATTGAATCGATTCAACGGAAGACCTCCAGATGATCGGCGTCCAGGCCCCAGTGATGGACCTGAACGGCTCCATCCCGGGGATCAGCGGCGACCACGACGGCTCCTATGCCCCGGCGCCGATGACAGTACGACAAAATATCGTCCAGGTCCATGACCAGAAAAGCCGTGGAAAGGGCGTCCGCCTCCGCCGCCGTGGGAGCCAGGGCCGTGGCGGCAAGATTCTTCTCCACCGGATGGCCGGTCCGAGGGTCCAGAACATGGCCATAGCGTCGATTTCCGGCCCGGAAGAACTGCTCCCCCACGCCCGAAGTGGAGAGGGCGCGATTTCGAAGCTGCACGGCCGCCAGCGGTCCGGTCCGTCCCAACGGATCCCGGATGCTGACCTTCCATCCCGGAGACGGTTCCTTCCCGGGGCCCTGTCCCAGCGCCAGAATGCTGCTGTAGCCGGCGTGGAGCAGTGCGCGGCCCATGCCTTCCCGCTGCAGCAGCCGGCCGGCGCGGTCCAGTGCGTACCCCTTTCCGATTGCTCCCAGATTCAGCTCAAGGCCGCGGCGCCGGAAGCGAACGGTTCCGGCCGACGCGTCCAATTCCAGGAAACGGTAGCCCACCTGGCTTCGAGCCTTCTCGACCGCCTCCGGATCGGGAAGCGTGCCGCGGCGCCGGGAGAAACCCCAGACCTTCCAGAGGGGACCGGCCGTCATGTCGAAGGCTCCTCCCGTCTCGCTGGAAATTCTCCGTCCCAGGGTCAGCAACTCGAGGAGGCCGGTCTCGACGGTGACCGGACCTTCGAAGGCACGGCGGTTCAGGCGGGAGATCTCGCTGTCGTCCCGAAAGACGGTCATCCGGCCTTCCAGCTCCTGGATCAGATCCAGAGCCCGGTGGACCGTCATGATGCGAGCCCGGTCCCGGGTCGACAGGAAGATCTCGAATTGGCAGGCCATGGCCGGCCGTCCGGCCCGGATCAGCTCATCCGGGACGGCTTCGATTTCCGCAGGGACGCGCGGCAGGGCTGCGGCGGCCACAGCCGCCATGCGTTGGGGATGGAGCAGATCTCTCCGGCGGGTTCCGGGAGTCGCCATGTTCCGATTTCCTCGAACTCAGGGGGATGGTTTTCCCGCTGGGGTCCCTGGCGCCAGACAAGGTAACCGGAAATTCAGCACGAGATCAAGACGCGGCGTCCCCGGTCCCGGGGCCGGCGGCTCCGGGAGGACCGGATATTGCCGGCCGGGCCGATTCGGCCCGTCTCCCAGCCTGCGACACTCTCCTCGCGTCGTAGT is a genomic window containing:
- a CDS encoding FAD:protein FMN transferase, whose protein sequence is MATPGTRRRDLLHPQRMAAVAAAALPRVPAEIEAVPDELIRAGRPAMACQFEIFLSTRDRARIMTVHRALDLIQELEGRMTVFRDDSEISRLNRRAFEGPVTVETGLLELLTLGRRISSETGGAFDMTAGPLWKVWGFSRRRGTLPDPEAVEKARSQVGYRFLELDASAGTVRFRRRGLELNLGAIGKGYALDRAGRLLQREGMGRALLHAGYSSILALGQGPGKEPSPGWKVSIRDPLGRTGPLAAVQLRNRALSTSGVGEQFFRAGNRRYGHVLDPRTGHPVEKNLAATALAPTAAEADALSTAFLVMDLDDILSYCHRRRGIGAVVVAADPRDGAVQVHHWGLDADHLEVFR
- a CDS encoding Gfo/Idh/MocA family oxidoreductase, translated to MVSDEQRTLGRRNFLKAVATVPPTGALLWKTASMWPVKAGIIGIGGQGGVLMENAPPSHMKIAAVCDIFPPNREKALKIAQERFDPNAVAYSDHRELLKRGDIEAVLIAAPLWMHEALAIDALNAGKHVFTEKAMAHSIDGCRRMIQAADSAGKHLQVGHQRNYNPLYQEAYQLIREGVIGDVYHVRSLWHRNKSWRRPVPETDFDPSPWGYPDMEHLRNWRLYRKYSFGLNAELGSHHLQVVNWFTGKLPKAVYGSGGIYAYDDGREVEDHIYVTYEYPGGLTYTFSSIQTNAFDHFYEQFMGTEGTIILTREREAMLFSEGGKAAATELKTQAMGDAPLLEASESRVRDAAGSQVTGGGKSAASALRGYSKELEGFCRTIRYGTENLCDGPSAMNVCVPMIKAGESMDSRQKVEIPQNLYWT
- a CDS encoding Gfo/Idh/MocA family oxidoreductase; this translates as MSADSPLRIGVIMNGVTGRMGTNQHLRRSILSIRRDGGMEIPGIGRILPEPVLVGRNPVKLERLSRETGVETWTDRLDRALEDPANRIYFDAQTTPLRAAAMERALEAGRHVYCEKPAAATSAEAHRLYRMAQGRGLKHGVVQDKLWVPGIVRLKRLLRDGSLGRILSVRGEFGYWVFDGRDAPLQRPSWNYRREEGGSIILDMFPHWRYLLENLFGRVRAVSCLGATHVRRRWNEKGREYAVTADDSAYATFLLDGDVVAHFNSSWAVRVRRDDLFTLQVDGTLGSAVCGLNHCWVQLARSTPRVTWNPDLEQSHAWLESWSPAPGPAPASGPFRTQWELFLRHVLADEPFPWNMLEGAKGVQLAECARESWLSRSWVDIPVLSPDSG
- a CDS encoding YifB family Mg chelatase-like AAA ATPase, which gives rise to MLLKVHSASVLGIQAEIVDVEVNFTQSMYFRYHVVGLPDRAVKESGERVRAAIRNCGFKFPGQGTIIVNLAPAGFKKEGSCYDLPIALGILGLTGKLENRELRKWLILGELSLDGMVRSIRGALPVALGAVKRKFKRLLLPAGNAREAAAVREIDVYSGVSLPQVLDLLNGNRREGPLTIDPEAGDSGPEYRLPDFSHVKAQQAAKRAMEVACGGGHNLLLMGPPGAGKTMLARRIPSILPSMSFSESLETTAVHSVSGLLGKGRSILARRPFRSPHHSISGAGLVGGGSPPRPGEISLAHNGVLFLDELPEFHRRVLETLRQPCEAGEVTISRAARSLTFPSRFMLVAAMNPCPCGYATSLHRECVCSPLAIHRYLTRISGPFLDRMDLQVEVPEVPYRDLAAQPSGEPSRAIAKRVARARDVQRDRFSGTPIFCNAQMGGQEIQRFCTLSPTVRRLFDDALPRLGFSARAYDRILKMARTIADLDGSSGLTTSHVSEAIQYRSLDRSFWKRTRSGG
- a CDS encoding dimethylsulfonioproprionate lyase family protein, translated to MIVASLNRLSSRRFPAGRESRNLVGGPSPIQAASFCMGSVVLDPDGGQVPWHNQEQEEIYYVVEGTGEMCLGRERRTLSSGDVVYIPPGVYHQLTNLGKKPLTFIYCYGPAGDVAHWRQELTGTLPRAGREAPSLPEGARSQHDWR
- a CDS encoding DoxX family membrane protein — its product is MNRFNQLSPIHKFMLLVLRFCIGWHLFYQGVGKILAVNWTSRGYLENSTGPFSGVFHWIVENPSMLALADVGTKWGLVILGLGLMLGLFTRLSAFGGFALLMLFYLASPALVSDGFLVQSAEGTELYVTKTLIEALALSLILVFPTGQIAGLDILVRHWTANRFNR
- the hemE gene encoding uroporphyrinogen decarboxylase, with translation MTDRNHRREGRFLRACRHREVDCTPVWVMRQAGRYLPEYRRLRERYTLLEICGNPELAAEVTLQPIRRFDLDAAIIFADILLPLKGMGLDFRFAAGEGPVISRPVRSPEAVRALHTMDPWEHLSHVMEALRLVRQELDPGRALIGFCGAPFTLASYMIEGGKSKNFQETKKFMYTHPDAWKELMGKLVEVQVSYLNAQVDAGAQAVQLFDSWVGSLGRADYREYVLPFSRALFQGLKHRGVPLIHFGTGTGALLEDMQEADGTVLGVDWRVDLDQVWERLGSGQAIQGNLDPLALMAPRPVLKRKVREVLAQARGRRGHIFNLGHGVLPPTDPDAVAAMVDWVREESK